One window of Athalia rosae chromosome 4, iyAthRosa1.1, whole genome shotgun sequence genomic DNA carries:
- the LOC105687539 gene encoding aldehyde dehydrogenase, dimeric NADP-preferring-like isoform X5 gives MSNYADIVQKSRDAFLSGKTRPLEWRLRQLKAFVRMIDENLSLLHAALTADLRRCKYENVVLELQFTKNETLHMIENLKEWTSPEKPPKGLVNILDEVKIFKDPYGVVLVIGAWNYPIQLSLVPMMGAIAAGNCVILKPSEVAQSCAKIIAELVPKYLDNDCCQILLGGVNETTELLKERFDYIFYTGSTSVGKIVRDAANKHLTPVTLELGGKSPVYIDSTADIPISVKRLLWGKFINAGQTCVAPDYVLCTPEIQDKILLEAKKVLKTWYGENPKESPDLPRIVSDRHFQRLVSFLSGNGKVAIGGETDAAEKFIAPTILVDVKATDPIMREEIFGPILPIVTISNAYEAIKFVNSREKPLAMYIFSDNKADVSLILENTSSGGVCVNETVLHLAVETLPFGGVGSSGMGNYHGKYTFDTFVHKKGALIKSFNGLGEAISSCRYPPYTDNKLKLLNFLTAKRPDIPGIKYLPHAIMFGLGILVTIGFKAALKHYSGDEE, from the exons atgtCCAACTACGCTGAT attGTACAAAAATCGCGTGATGCATTTTTAAGTGGCAAAACACGCCCATTGGAGTGGAGGCTGAGGCAACTGAAGGCATTTGTGCgaatgattgatgaaaatctatCATTGTTGCATGCAGCTCTTACAGCAGATTTGAGGCGT TGCAAGTATGAAAACGTTGTTCTGGAGTTGcaatttacaaaaaatgagACTTTACATAtgattgaaaacttgaaagaaTGGACATCACCTGAAAag CCACCAAAAGGACTTGTCAATATTTTGGATGAGGTCAAAATATTTAAAGATCCATATGGAGTAGTGCTCGTAATAGGGGCATGGAATTATCCTATCCAACTTTCATTGGTTCCCATGATGGGTGCTATTGCTGCTGGAAACTGTGTTATCCTTAAACCTTCAGAGGTTGCTCAGTCATGTGCGAAAATAATTGCTGAATTAGTCCCAAAATATTTAGACAAT GATTGCTGTCAAATACTATTGGGTGGTGTTAATGAGACAACAGAGCTGTTAAAGGAAAGGTTTGactatattttttacacgGGATCAAcatcagttggaaaaatagTTCGAGATGCTGCCAACAAACACTTGACTCCGGTGACCCTTGAGCTTGGTGGAAAAAG cccAGTTTACATAGATAGCACTGCAGATATCCCTATAAGTGTCAAGCGGCTTTTGTGGGGAAAGTTTATTAATGCTGGTCAGACCTGTGTAGCTCCTGACTATGTGTTGTGTACCCCTGAAATTCAAGACAAAATTCTGCTAGAAGCAAAGAAGGTACTAAAGACATGGTATGGAGAAAACCCAAAAGAAAGCCCAGATCTTCCTCGGATCGTCAGTGATCGTCATTTTca ACGTCTAGTCAGTTTCCTGTCCGGAAATGGTAAAGTGGCTATTGGCGGAGAAACAGATGctgctgaaaaattcattgcaCCAACAATATTGGTTGATGTTAAAGCTACAGACCCAATCATGCGTGAGGAAATATTCGGACCAATTTTGCCAATTGTTACCATTTCCAATGCCTATGAAGCTATTAAGTTCGTGAATAGCCG GGAGAAGCCATTGGCGATGTATATATTTAGCGACAATAAAGCAGATGTGtctttgattttggaaaacaCAAGTAGCGGTGGTGTCTGTGTGAACGAAACTGTCTTACACCTTGCag TTGAAACATTGCCATTTGGCGGAGTTGGAAGCTCTGGTATGGGAAACTACCATGGAAAGTACACTTTTGATACATTTGTGCACAAAAAAGGTGCTCTTATAAAATCATTCAATGGTTTGGGAGAAGCCATCTCGTC CTGTCGCTATCCTCCCTACACAGACAACAAGCTCAAACTGCTCAACTTTTTGACGGCAAAGAGGCCAGATATCCCTGGAATAAAATACTTGCCCCATGCTATAATGTTTGGCTTAGGAATTCTTGTTACTATTGGTTTTAAAGCAGCTCTCAAG caCTACAGCGGTGATGAagaataa